Part of the Candidatus Moraniibacteriota bacterium genome is shown below.
ACCGATTTCCTCGGTTCGCTCAAGGAGTGCGATGGTCATGGTATTGAACATGCCGATTGCCGAGACGAAGAGTGCGACCAATCCAAACGCCATCAAAATAATCTGAATGGCTCCAAATACTTTGTTCGCTTGACTGATAGTGTCGGATATAGATGAAACAGAAAAGCCGAGTGCGAGTATTTTGTCTCGGATAGATGTAGTTTGCTCTGCAGTCTCAGCCTTTACTTTGAGCGCTTGGAATCGTCCGGTATTGGCGGCAGGAAAATCGTCGAGAGAAAAATAGGCGACATTTTCTTCGCTTTCGACGACACCGACAATGTGGAATGTTTCAGGACCGGCTGTGGTCGTTTTTCCAACCTCTCCTTCAAGTGGCAGGAACAGTGTTAATGTGAAATCCTTTCCAATCATTTCTTCTGGCGATTTCCCAAATGTTTTGGCGATACCGGAGGTGATGACGATAGCTTTTGGTTCAGTCGAAATGAGGCTTCCAGAAAGAGTTTTGATATTTTCCAAACGGAGAAAAGTTGCTGAGGAGCCGAGGGTATCGAGGTCGAGGGTGATATCGCCAAACTTCCCCTGACCACGAACTCGGACAGCTGGAATGGTTGCGGCGACGCCAGGGAGATTGCGAAGAGTATCTATGGACTCTTGATTGATTATTGCGCCTTTTGCTTGGTCCTCGGCGATGTCGAGTGTTGCAAGGGCATCGGATGTCGTGATGCGTTGGAGGAGTGTTTCTTGGAGACCATAACCGAGCGACACTAGGAAGAGAATCGCGGCAATACCAATCGACATACCGAGAATAGTAAGGAGTGTCCGCATCGTGCGTGCGCGGAACATTCGGAGTGAGAGTTTGAGGATGTCAGAGAAGTGCATATGGAGGAAAAGAGAATTTCAAATTTCGGAATCTCGTGATAAATGCGCTCTGAGAACTTGTTAGTGAAGTTTGTTTTTTCTGAAAAACAGCGCAGGTAATATACCTGTTTGATACTTCTTTAACGAGCTCTTAGGAATATTTGAGGAGCATAATAATCTCGACTTC
Proteins encoded:
- a CDS encoding ABC transporter permease encodes the protein MHFSDILKLSLRMFRARTMRTLLTILGMSIGIAAILFLVSLGYGLQETLLQRITTSDALATLDIAEDQAKGAIINQESIDTLRNLPGVAATIPAVRVRGQGKFGDITLDLDTLGSSATFLRLENIKTLSGSLISTEPKAIVITSGIAKTFGKSPEEMIGKDFTLTLFLPLEGEVGKTTTAGPETFHIVGVVESEENVAYFSLDDFPAANTGRFQALKVKAETAEQTTSIRDKILALGFSVSSISDTISQANKVFGAIQIILMAFGLVALFVSAIGMFNTMTIALLERTEEIGIMRSIGASKSSISLMFIVEATLMGFLGSLVGVLLGWLGGKICNSLLNFVATRFGGTSVSLFSTPLWFILVVIAFGSVVGLFTGVFPARQASRIDPLDALRYK